A genomic segment from Vicinamibacterales bacterium encodes:
- a CDS encoding adenylyltransferase/cytidyltransferase family protein: MGEVLTRAALVDRVAEDRRHGLTLAFANGGFDLLHVGHVRYLEAARREADKLIVAINDDRSIRGLKGPARPVLPEADRAELVAALRAVDYVVIFPEPTVTPLLELLRPDVHCKGTDYTVDTVPERDTVRAYGGRIAIVGDPKDHSTTDLLGRLRPSST; the protein is encoded by the coding sequence ATGGGTGAAGTGCTGACGCGCGCGGCGCTGGTGGACCGCGTCGCCGAAGACCGCCGGCACGGGCTGACGCTGGCCTTCGCCAACGGCGGGTTCGACCTGCTGCACGTCGGGCACGTGCGCTATCTCGAGGCCGCCCGCCGGGAGGCCGACAAGTTGATCGTCGCGATCAACGACGATCGCTCGATCCGCGGGTTGAAGGGTCCGGCACGGCCGGTGTTGCCCGAGGCCGATCGCGCGGAGCTGGTGGCCGCCCTCCGCGCCGTCGATTACGTGGTGATCTTTCCGGAGCCGACGGTGACGCCGCTGCTCGAGTTGTTGCGCCCCGACGTCCACTGCAAGGGAACCGACTACACGGTGGACACCGTGCCCGAACGCGACACCGTGCGCGCCTACGGCGGCCGCATTGCGATTGTCGGCGACCCGAAGGACCACTCCACCACCGACCTCCTGGGGCGCCTTAGACCATCGAGCACCTAA
- the lpxK gene encoding tetraacyldisaccharide 4'-kinase, with protein sequence MLDSLYGQVMRVRRRWVEEHPGRRQHLARPVVSVGNLSMGGTGKTPVVAAIAQWLVNHGERPAILSRGYGRADAADGVVVVSDGTRILEGVDRSGDEPLMLARQVAGAAVCVSPDRYLAGTLAERRLGCTVHVLDDGFQHLQLARDLDVLVTTMGEIPQGRVIPRGRLREPMDAAARAQVLVVSDATVGAASTEAWSLGISQACGARRTLGSPVRVGGPDPGSRVPDPGKVLAVAGIANPSRFVDALRDAGWQVADTVMFPDHHRYSRSDLDRMARQLQASGADAVFTTDKDAVRLESIGALPFPVYRVPLVVTFEPAEALFESVRAIL encoded by the coding sequence TTGCTTGATTCCCTCTACGGACAGGTGATGCGCGTCCGCCGGCGCTGGGTGGAAGAGCACCCCGGGCGCCGCCAGCACCTGGCGCGGCCGGTGGTCAGCGTCGGCAACCTGTCGATGGGCGGCACCGGCAAGACGCCCGTGGTCGCGGCCATCGCGCAGTGGCTGGTGAATCACGGTGAGCGGCCCGCGATCCTGAGCCGCGGCTACGGCCGCGCCGACGCCGCGGATGGCGTGGTCGTGGTCTCCGACGGCACCCGCATTCTCGAAGGCGTGGATCGATCCGGTGACGAGCCGTTGATGCTCGCGCGGCAAGTCGCGGGCGCCGCCGTGTGCGTCTCGCCCGATCGCTACCTCGCCGGCACCCTTGCCGAACGCCGGCTCGGGTGCACCGTTCACGTCCTCGACGATGGGTTCCAGCACCTGCAACTGGCACGCGACCTCGACGTGCTGGTGACGACGATGGGGGAGATTCCGCAAGGGCGGGTGATCCCGCGCGGCCGCCTGCGCGAGCCGATGGACGCCGCCGCGCGCGCGCAAGTGCTGGTGGTGTCGGACGCCACGGTGGGCGCCGCCTCCACCGAAGCATGGTCGCTGGGAATCTCACAGGCGTGCGGCGCGCGTCGCACGCTGGGTAGTCCGGTTCGAGTTGGTGGCCCGGATCCCGGATCCCGGGTCCCGGATCCCGGCAAGGTTCTGGCCGTAGCGGGTATCGCCAACCCCTCGCGCTTTGTTGACGCCTTGCGCGATGCCGGCTGGCAGGTGGCCGACACCGTGATGTTCCCCGACCACCATCGCTACTCGCGGAGCGACCTCGATCGCATGGCGCGCCAGCTTCAAGCCTCTGGCGCTGATGCGGTGTTCACCACCGACAAGGACGCCGTGCGCCTCGAGTCGATCGGGGCCTTGCCGTTTCCGGTGTATCGAGTGCCGCTGGTCGTCACCTTCGAACCCGCCGAGGCGCTGTTCGAATCGGTCAGGGCGATCCTCTGA
- a CDS encoding PfkB family carbohydrate kinase, whose amino-acid sequence MPTPDRLSSLIASFRGKRLVVFGDLIADEYVYGRVARVSREAPVLILEYDATETVPGGAGNAANNVASLGGAVTLVSLVGRDDPGRRLFKVLPKGVERSGLARPGGYRTPVKTRILAGGIHSAKQQVVRIDRFASVPVTEGYRLAAERIARKAVKGADAVLVSDYGSGLVTPKFVHELAALLRNGPPKGGRHIPILIDSRYALTKYRGLTACTPNESEVEQVLGVTIDDKPQVLERAGRALLKRTRMQAVLVTRGSRGMALFEAGKPTVHIPIFGSDQIADVTGAGDTVMATMTLALAAGATFEEAARLANFAGGLVVMKRGTATVSAAELRRAVAHG is encoded by the coding sequence ATGCCCACGCCCGATCGTCTGTCCAGCCTCATCGCCTCGTTCCGCGGCAAGCGGCTGGTCGTGTTCGGCGACCTGATCGCCGACGAGTACGTCTACGGCCGCGTCGCCCGCGTCTCGCGCGAGGCGCCGGTGCTGATCCTCGAATACGACGCCACCGAAACCGTCCCCGGCGGCGCCGGCAACGCCGCGAACAACGTGGCCAGCCTCGGCGGCGCGGTCACGCTGGTGTCCCTCGTCGGTCGAGACGACCCGGGCCGGCGGCTGTTCAAGGTCCTGCCGAAAGGCGTGGAGCGTTCGGGGTTGGCGCGGCCGGGCGGCTACCGCACGCCGGTGAAGACGCGGATCCTCGCCGGCGGCATTCACTCCGCCAAGCAACAGGTCGTGCGCATCGATCGGTTCGCGAGTGTCCCGGTCACGGAGGGCTATCGGCTGGCGGCCGAGCGCATCGCGCGCAAGGCGGTGAAGGGCGCGGACGCCGTGCTCGTCTCCGACTACGGCTCGGGGCTGGTCACGCCGAAGTTCGTCCACGAACTGGCCGCGTTGCTGAGGAACGGTCCGCCTAAAGGCGGACGCCACATTCCGATCCTCATCGACTCGCGCTACGCGCTGACGAAGTACCGCGGGCTCACCGCCTGTACGCCGAACGAGTCGGAGGTCGAACAGGTGCTGGGCGTGACCATCGACGATAAGCCGCAGGTGCTCGAGCGCGCGGGCCGCGCCCTGCTGAAGCGCACGCGCATGCAGGCGGTGCTGGTCACGCGCGGCAGCCGCGGCATGGCGCTGTTCGAGGCGGGCAAGCCGACGGTGCACATTCCGATTTTCGGGTCCGATCAGATTGCCGACGTGACCGGCGCCGGCGATACGGTGATGGCCACCATGACCCTGGCCCTGGCCGCGGGCGCCACCTTCGAGGAGGCGGCCCGGCTTGCCAACTTCGCCGGCGGGCTGGTCGTGATGAAGCGCGGCACCGCCACCGTCTCGGCGGCGGAACTGCGCCGCGCCGTGGCCCATGGGTGA
- a CDS encoding HAD family hydrolase, whose protein sequence is MKKAIFLDRDGTLNVDVGYLHKLADLELFPWTVDALRLLKRAGFELIIVTNQSGLAQGLITPGFVESCHDEMRRRLQAGGADLDALYYCPHHPRGTVEGLGIDCRCRKPAPGMIEDAVRDRGIDPAASWVIGDKWLDVNLGHAVGARSILVRTGWGVEQEQKRPAGQKVEAVCDNLMAAVSVILANH, encoded by the coding sequence ATGAAGAAAGCCATTTTTCTCGATCGCGACGGCACCTTGAACGTCGATGTCGGCTATCTCCACAAGTTGGCGGACCTCGAGCTGTTCCCGTGGACCGTGGACGCGCTGCGCCTGCTCAAGCGCGCCGGGTTCGAGCTGATCATCGTGACCAACCAGTCGGGCCTCGCGCAGGGGCTGATCACGCCGGGCTTTGTCGAGAGCTGCCACGACGAGATGCGGCGGCGGCTGCAGGCGGGCGGCGCGGATCTCGACGCGCTCTACTACTGCCCGCACCACCCGCGCGGCACCGTGGAGGGCCTCGGCATCGACTGCCGGTGCCGCAAGCCGGCGCCCGGGATGATCGAAGACGCCGTGCGCGACCGCGGGATCGATCCGGCGGCGTCGTGGGTGATCGGCGACAAGTGGCTCGACGTGAACCTGGGCCACGCCGTCGGCGCGCGGTCGATCCTCGTGCGCACGGGTTGGGGAGTGGAGCAGGAGCAGAAGCGCCCGGCCGGCCAGAAGGTCGAGGCGGTGTGCGACAATCTCATGGCCGCCGTGTCCGTCATATTGGCGAATCATTGA
- the gap gene encoding type I glyceraldehyde-3-phosphate dehydrogenase — MAIKVGINGFGRIGRNIMRAALAHHDVDIVAVNDITDAATLAHLLKYDSVLGNLTVPVSATGDSIQVGSDKFKVLASKDPGALPWKDLGVDIVFECTGKFTKRDDAAKHLAAGARKVVVTAPATNPDITVVLGVNDHEYDGAKHHIISNASCTTNCLAPLAKVLHESFGIQKGWMTTVHAYTNDQNLLDLPHKDLRRARAAALSIIPTTTGAAKAVAEVIPALKGRLDGIAMRVPTPNVSVVDLVVILETKTTAEAVNAALKAASDGPMKGIMQYVTDPLVSIDFRGNPHSSIIDAAYTKIMDGDFVKVMAWYDNEWGYSNRCVDLLKKL; from the coding sequence ATGGCTATCAAGGTAGGCATCAACGGGTTCGGGCGAATCGGCCGCAACATCATGCGAGCCGCCCTCGCCCACCACGATGTCGACATCGTCGCGGTCAACGACATTACGGACGCGGCCACGCTGGCGCATCTGCTCAAGTACGACTCGGTGCTCGGCAACCTGACGGTGCCGGTCAGCGCGACCGGCGATTCCATCCAGGTGGGCAGCGACAAGTTCAAGGTGCTCGCGAGCAAGGACCCCGGCGCGCTGCCGTGGAAGGACCTCGGCGTCGACATCGTGTTCGAGTGCACCGGCAAGTTCACCAAGCGGGACGACGCCGCGAAGCACCTGGCGGCGGGCGCGCGCAAGGTGGTGGTCACGGCGCCGGCGACCAACCCGGACATCACCGTGGTGCTGGGCGTGAACGATCACGAGTACGACGGCGCCAAGCACCACATCATCTCGAACGCGTCGTGCACCACCAACTGCCTGGCGCCGCTCGCCAAGGTGCTGCATGAGTCGTTCGGCATCCAGAAGGGCTGGATGACGACGGTGCACGCCTACACCAACGACCAGAACCTGCTCGACCTGCCGCACAAGGATCTGCGGCGCGCGCGCGCGGCGGCCCTGTCGATCATTCCGACCACGACCGGCGCCGCCAAGGCCGTCGCCGAGGTGATTCCCGCGCTCAAGGGCCGGCTCGACGGCATCGCCATGCGCGTGCCGACGCCCAACGTCTCGGTGGTGGACCTGGTGGTCATCCTGGAAACCAAGACGACCGCGGAAGCAGTGAATGCGGCCCTCAAGGCGGCGTCCGACGGCCCGATGAAGGGCATCATGCAGTACGTGACCGACCCGCTGGTGTCGATCGACTTCCGCGGCAACCCGCACTCGTCGATCATCGACGCGGCCTACACGAAGATCATGGACGGCGACTTCGTGAAGGTGATGGCGTGGTACGACAACGAGTGGGGCTACTCCAACCGCTGCGTGGACCTGCTGAAGAAGTTGTAG
- a CDS encoding glycosyltransferase family 9 protein — protein MNRILIVRMSALGDIVHALPVLAAIRRAWPAARVDWIVDEAYAPILSLAEGLHRRVIVRASTAAKASTSAKATVDKSVDKSVDKSVDGTADKEGSPPQGSVSFGGGLGYLQAVRHLRAQRYDAALDLQGLLKSAVWARMSGAARVIGFDRAHLREPQAAMFYSETVVPLEAPHVIQKNLSILQALGIAQGRVELPLHPSAGTATTAAISAAGGPGKFAILNPGAAWPNKRWPAGRFGALAAKLHAQTGLRSLVTWGPDERGLAESVVASSEGAAAPAPPTAIADLAVLMRDAALVVSGDTGPLHIAAAMGAPLVGLYGPTWPERNGPWNPDDQVISRAGGCVCHHKRQCLRGAPCINEIEVADVLAAALQRLSTAGRRS, from the coding sequence ATGAATCGAATCCTGATCGTCCGCATGAGCGCGCTCGGCGACATCGTGCACGCGCTGCCAGTGCTCGCGGCGATCCGCCGGGCGTGGCCGGCGGCGCGCGTGGACTGGATCGTGGACGAAGCCTACGCGCCCATTCTCTCCCTCGCCGAAGGCCTGCATCGCCGCGTGATTGTGCGGGCGTCCACCGCCGCCAAGGCTTCCACCTCCGCCAAGGCTACGGTGGACAAGTCGGTGGACAAGTCGGTGGACAAGTCGGTGGACGGGACGGCGGACAAGGAGGGGTCGCCTCCCCAGGGCAGCGTGTCGTTCGGGGGCGGCCTGGGATACCTGCAGGCCGTTCGTCATTTGCGCGCGCAACGCTACGACGCCGCGCTGGACCTGCAGGGCCTGCTCAAGTCGGCGGTGTGGGCGCGGATGTCTGGCGCCGCGCGCGTGATTGGCTTCGACCGCGCGCACCTGCGCGAGCCGCAGGCGGCGATGTTCTACAGCGAGACCGTGGTGCCGCTCGAGGCGCCGCACGTGATCCAGAAGAACCTGTCGATTCTGCAGGCGCTTGGCATCGCGCAGGGCCGGGTCGAATTGCCGCTCCATCCCTCGGCTGGCACCGCCACGACCGCCGCCATCTCCGCCGCGGGCGGGCCCGGAAAATTCGCGATTCTCAACCCCGGCGCGGCGTGGCCGAACAAGCGCTGGCCCGCCGGCCGGTTTGGCGCCCTGGCCGCGAAGCTGCACGCGCAGACGGGGCTACGGTCGCTGGTCACGTGGGGCCCCGACGAACGGGGCCTCGCGGAGTCGGTGGTGGCGTCATCCGAAGGCGCCGCCGCGCCGGCGCCGCCCACGGCCATTGCCGATCTCGCGGTGCTGATGCGCGATGCGGCGCTGGTGGTCTCGGGCGATACCGGTCCGCTGCACATTGCCGCCGCCATGGGGGCGCCGCTGGTCGGCCTGTACGGGCCGACGTGGCCGGAGCGCAACGGGCCCTGGAACCCGGACGACCAGGTCATTTCCCGCGCCGGCGGTTGCGTGTGCCATCACAAGCGGCAGTGCCTGCGTGGCGCGCCGTGCATCAACGAAATCGAGGTCGCCGACGTGCTCGCCGCTGCCCTGCAACGACTGTCAACCGCGGGGCGCCGCTCGTGA
- a CDS encoding isoprenylcysteine carboxylmethyltransferase family protein yields the protein MTRLLARWRVFLGFVFAALVLWLATPTRDSLLLGAAIAVVGECLRLWAAGHLEKSKEVTRSGPYRYTRHPLYLGSSIIGTGIAVAAHHVVVAALVIGYMLLTLTAAMRSEEAHLREKFGDAYDAYAEKRAAPMDRPFSWQRARGNREHHTMIGLATGLAILAMKLLGR from the coding sequence GTGACGCGCCTGCTGGCGCGCTGGCGCGTGTTCCTTGGGTTCGTGTTCGCGGCGCTGGTGTTGTGGCTGGCGACGCCGACGAGGGACTCACTGCTGCTGGGTGCCGCCATCGCCGTGGTGGGCGAGTGCCTGCGCCTGTGGGCGGCAGGGCATCTCGAGAAGAGCAAGGAGGTGACGCGGTCGGGGCCTTATCGCTATACGCGTCATCCGCTTTACCTCGGCTCATCGATCATCGGGACTGGCATCGCGGTGGCGGCGCACCACGTGGTCGTCGCGGCGCTCGTGATCGGCTACATGCTGCTGACGCTGACGGCGGCGATGCGGAGTGAAGAGGCGCACCTGCGGGAGAAGTTCGGCGACGCCTACGACGCCTATGCCGAGAAGCGCGCCGCGCCGATGGATCGCCCGTTCAGCTGGCAGCGCGCGCGCGGCAACCGCGAGCACCACACGATGATCGGCCTCGCGACCGGGCTCGCGATCCTGGCGATGAAGTTATTGGGAAGATGA
- a CDS encoding 3-deoxy-D-manno-octulosonic acid transferase, with the protein MYSLYSVLVLVIVVIASPWFVYQALRYKKYVGSLGQRMGYLPVSFNMDGDPSIWIHAVSVGEVLTARPLISDLKRRHPGLRMFLSTTTLAGQQLARRSVQDVDAVFYFPFDLGIFVKRTLDLVRPKLFIMMETEIWPNLLRECRQRGIKTAVVNGRLSPRSFPRYKMVRPMMRRVLEHIDRFCVQSEDSARRFIELGADPARVVVTGSLKFDSLDLPSTAPQARARDRVLRYFRLSPSRPVIVSGSTMKGEEAAVLRAFRRVRASAPNTLLVLAPRNPERFGEAEQLARAEGWKVARRSDLAIDVEPRVDVVVLDTIGELATVYQVATVVFVGGSLVATGGHNVLEPAVFGKPIVFGPHMENFIEIADAFMTNGAGVQVPDARGLEEAFVELMGDPVRRARLGAAARALVEANRGAKEKSAAVLAALLPQEVRAYPANVRPFRPLA; encoded by the coding sequence ATGTATAGCCTTTACAGCGTCCTCGTGCTGGTGATCGTGGTGATCGCCTCCCCGTGGTTCGTTTACCAGGCCCTGCGCTACAAGAAATACGTGGGCAGCCTGGGACAGCGGATGGGCTACCTGCCCGTGTCGTTCAACATGGACGGGGATCCCTCGATCTGGATCCACGCGGTGTCCGTCGGCGAGGTGCTCACCGCCCGTCCGCTTATCAGCGACCTCAAGCGGCGCCACCCCGGCCTCCGCATGTTCCTGTCCACCACCACCCTGGCCGGCCAGCAACTGGCGCGCCGCAGCGTGCAGGACGTGGACGCGGTCTTCTACTTTCCGTTCGACCTCGGCATCTTCGTGAAGCGCACGCTCGACCTGGTGCGGCCCAAGCTCTTCATCATGATGGAGACCGAGATCTGGCCCAACCTGCTGCGCGAGTGCCGCCAGCGCGGCATCAAGACCGCGGTCGTCAACGGCCGGCTGTCGCCCCGATCGTTCCCGCGCTACAAGATGGTGCGGCCGATGATGCGGCGCGTGCTCGAGCACATCGACCGCTTCTGCGTGCAGAGCGAAGACTCGGCCCGCCGCTTCATCGAGCTCGGCGCCGATCCGGCGCGCGTGGTGGTGACCGGCAGCCTGAAGTTCGACTCGCTCGACCTGCCGTCCACGGCGCCGCAGGCCCGCGCCCGCGACCGCGTGCTGCGCTACTTCCGGCTGTCGCCGTCGCGTCCGGTGATCGTGTCGGGCAGCACCATGAAGGGCGAGGAAGCCGCGGTGCTGCGGGCCTTCCGCCGCGTCCGCGCCAGCGCCCCCAACACCCTGCTCGTGCTCGCCCCCCGCAACCCGGAGCGCTTCGGCGAAGCCGAGCAACTTGCCCGCGCCGAAGGCTGGAAGGTCGCCCGCCGCAGCGACCTCGCCATCGACGTCGAGCCGCGCGTGGATGTGGTCGTGCTCGACACCATCGGCGAGCTGGCCACCGTCTACCAGGTTGCCACCGTCGTCTTCGTGGGCGGGAGCCTCGTCGCCACCGGCGGCCACAACGTGCTCGAGCCGGCCGTGTTCGGCAAGCCCATCGTGTTCGGCCCGCACATGGAGAACTTCATCGAGATCGCCGACGCGTTCATGACCAACGGCGCCGGCGTGCAGGTGCCCGATGCCCGCGGCCTCGAAGAGGCGTTCGTGGAGCTGATGGGCGACCCGGTCCGGCGCGCCCGCCTCGGCGCGGCGGCCCGCGCGCTGGTCGAGGCCAACCGCGGCGCCAAGGAGAAGAGCGCGGCGGTGCTGGCGGCGTTGCTCCCCCAGGAAGTCCGTGCCTATCCGGCCAACGTCCGCCCCTTTAGACCCCTTGCTTGA
- a CDS encoding glycosyltransferase family 9 protein — MAIDRLVVVAPNWLGDAVMALPAIADARRHHSSAHLAVAARASVAPLFTMVEGVDEIVTLPGRGGLRALASWKQDAAVLSAGPFDAALLFPNSFATALIASKSGIGERWGYDTDWRGRFLTRAVPKPAAPLHQGAYYQTLTTALGMAPGPMHARVRPNTGRARQLLREIGLDLDEPFAVFAPGAAYGRAKQWLPERFAELAHMLIEQRGWSVVMVGAAADRAVCKEIDFRLRQGFHLRQGYGGQDGGQAGRTPGSNRLNRLIDFSGKSDLATLAGILAEARAVVSNDSGAMHLAGAVGTHVVAMFGATNELRTSPLSAGPDAPAPSILTHTVFCRPCMLRECPIDHRCMRGITAERAFASLP; from the coding sequence ATGGCGATTGATCGCCTCGTGGTGGTCGCGCCCAACTGGCTCGGCGACGCGGTGATGGCCCTGCCGGCGATTGCCGACGCGCGCCGCCACCATTCGTCCGCGCATCTCGCCGTGGCCGCGCGCGCCTCGGTGGCGCCCCTCTTCACCATGGTCGAAGGCGTGGACGAGATTGTGACCCTGCCGGGTCGCGGCGGACTGCGAGCGCTTGCCAGCTGGAAGCAGGACGCCGCCGTGCTGTCGGCCGGGCCGTTTGACGCGGCCCTGCTGTTTCCCAATTCGTTTGCGACGGCCCTGATCGCGTCGAAGTCGGGCATCGGCGAGCGCTGGGGCTACGACACCGATTGGCGCGGACGCTTCCTCACCCGCGCCGTGCCGAAGCCGGCCGCGCCCCTCCATCAGGGCGCCTACTACCAGACGCTCACCACCGCGCTGGGGATGGCGCCCGGCCCCATGCACGCGCGGGTGCGGCCCAACACCGGCCGCGCCAGGCAACTGCTGCGCGAAATTGGCCTGGACCTCGACGAGCCGTTCGCCGTGTTCGCGCCGGGCGCGGCCTACGGGCGCGCCAAGCAGTGGCTGCCGGAGCGCTTCGCCGAACTCGCGCACATGCTGATCGAACAACGCGGCTGGAGCGTGGTGATGGTGGGAGCGGCCGCCGACCGGGCCGTCTGCAAGGAGATCGACTTCCGCCTTCGCCAAGGCTTCCACCTGCGCCAAGGCTACGGTGGACAAGACGGCGGACAGGCCGGCCGCACGCCCGGCAGCAACCGGCTGAATCGATTGATTGATTTCTCCGGCAAGAGCGACCTGGCCACGCTCGCCGGCATTCTCGCGGAAGCGCGCGCCGTCGTCTCGAACGACTCGGGCGCCATGCACCTGGCCGGCGCCGTCGGCACGCACGTGGTGGCGATGTTCGGGGCCACCAACGAACTGCGGACGTCGCCGCTGTCGGCCGGCCCGGATGCGCCGGCGCCGTCCATCCTCACCCATACGGTGTTCTGCCGGCCCTGCATGCTGCGCGAATGCCCAATCGACCATCGGTGCATGCGGGGCATCACCGCAGAGAGGGCATTCGCGTCGTTACCATGA
- a CDS encoding phosphoglycerate kinase: protein MTKYSIKDFAVAGKRVFIRVDFNVPIKNGTITDDTRITASLPTIQQALDHGATVILASHLGRPKGKPSPEFSLKPVAARLEKLLNRPVTFVKDCIGDAPRLAVAKAQGPKGSKLVLLENLRFHPEEEKNDPGFAMALASLADVYIDDAFGAAHRAHASVSGMVPFVPLAGAGLLMEKELTYLGLAVGKPDRPFVAVIGGAKVSDKIDVIDSMLGRVDRLLIGGAMAYTFFKALGMPVGTSLVEDDKLDEARTIIAHAQARGVVLQLPVDHVVAAKIDPGVPTEVLKVGDAAIGDRMGLDIGPETSRLYAGLLADAKTVVWNGPMGVFELEPFAKGTLAVAHAMAKVKGTTIIGGGDSVAAVNVARVADRITHISTGGGASLEFLGGQELPGVAALPDRK from the coding sequence ATGACCAAATACTCGATCAAAGACTTCGCCGTCGCCGGCAAGCGCGTCTTCATCCGCGTGGACTTCAACGTGCCGATCAAGAACGGCACCATCACCGACGACACGCGAATCACGGCGTCCCTCCCCACGATCCAGCAGGCGCTGGATCATGGGGCCACCGTCATCCTGGCGTCGCACCTGGGACGGCCGAAGGGCAAGCCTTCGCCGGAGTTCAGCCTGAAGCCGGTGGCGGCCCGCCTCGAAAAACTGCTGAACCGGCCGGTCACGTTTGTCAAAGACTGCATCGGCGACGCCCCGAGGCTGGCGGTCGCCAAGGCGCAAGGCCCGAAGGGGTCGAAGCTCGTGCTGCTCGAGAACCTGCGTTTCCACCCCGAGGAAGAAAAGAACGATCCCGGTTTCGCCATGGCGCTCGCCTCGCTCGCCGATGTCTACATCGACGACGCGTTTGGCGCGGCGCATCGGGCGCATGCCTCGGTCTCGGGCATGGTGCCGTTCGTGCCGCTGGCGGGCGCCGGCCTCCTCATGGAGAAAGAGCTCACCTATCTGGGCCTTGCGGTTGGCAAGCCCGATCGCCCGTTCGTGGCGGTGATTGGTGGCGCCAAGGTCTCGGACAAGATCGATGTCATCGACAGCATGCTGGGACGCGTTGACCGCCTGCTGATCGGCGGCGCGATGGCCTACACGTTCTTCAAGGCGCTGGGCATGCCGGTGGGCACGTCGCTGGTCGAAGACGACAAGCTGGACGAGGCGCGCACGATCATCGCCCACGCGCAGGCGCGCGGCGTGGTGTTGCAGCTCCCCGTGGATCACGTGGTCGCCGCGAAGATCGACCCCGGGGTGCCGACCGAGGTGCTGAAGGTCGGCGACGCCGCGATTGGCGATCGCATGGGTCTCGACATCGGCCCGGAGACGTCGCGGCTCTACGCCGGCCTGCTCGCGGATGCCAAGACGGTGGTGTGGAACGGCCCGATGGGCGTATTCGAGCTGGAGCCGTTCGCCAAGGGCACCTTGGCCGTGGCCCACGCCATGGCCAAGGTGAAGGGCACGACGATCATCGGCGGCGGCGACTCGGTCGCGGCCGTCAACGTCGCGCGCGTCGCCGACAGGATCACGCACATCTCCACCGGCGGCGGCGCCTCGCTCGAGTTCCTCGGCGGCCAGGAGCTGCCGGGCGTGGCGGCGCTGCCCGACAGGAAGTGA
- a CDS encoding lysophospholipid acyltransferase family protein, whose protein sequence is MRETLEYWAVVGVRGVARRLPDAMVRAWGSTLGLMFYVLDAPHRRVALANLEQCFPKRPARERRAIARAMFAHFGQVLLKLLTFSALTPEQMLERAEYEGDERVRLAYAKGKGVLFFTGHFGFWELQAMAHAVKLRPIGVLARALDNAPLNGLLERMRTRTGNSVIYRQGAVRRVMRLLAAGEGVALLIDQHMHSPDAIWVNFFQRPAATTSTLAALALRTGAAVIPVFALPLPGGRYRFVYEAPVEPPSGDGPEAIREFTQRCTDVLEMHVRKHPELWLWMHRRWRDAPIPETPGMFPKAKHEERAVTMEGGHGD, encoded by the coding sequence ATGCGCGAAACCCTCGAGTATTGGGCCGTCGTCGGGGTCAGGGGCGTGGCGCGCCGGCTGCCGGACGCCATGGTGCGGGCGTGGGGCAGCACGCTCGGGCTGATGTTCTACGTGCTCGACGCTCCCCATCGGCGCGTCGCGCTTGCCAACCTCGAACAGTGCTTCCCGAAGCGGCCGGCCCGCGAGCGCCGGGCCATTGCGCGGGCGATGTTCGCGCACTTCGGGCAAGTGCTGTTGAAGCTGCTGACGTTCAGCGCGCTGACGCCGGAACAGATGCTCGAACGCGCCGAGTACGAGGGCGACGAGCGCGTGCGGCTCGCCTACGCGAAAGGCAAGGGCGTGCTGTTCTTCACCGGCCACTTCGGCTTCTGGGAACTGCAGGCGATGGCCCACGCCGTGAAGCTGCGCCCGATCGGCGTGCTGGCGCGCGCGCTCGACAACGCGCCGCTCAACGGCCTGCTCGAGCGCATGCGCACCAGGACCGGCAACTCCGTGATCTACCGCCAGGGCGCCGTGCGGCGCGTGATGAGGCTGCTGGCGGCGGGCGAGGGTGTGGCGTTGCTGATCGATCAGCACATGCACAGCCCCGATGCGATCTGGGTCAACTTCTTCCAGCGTCCGGCCGCCACGACCTCGACGCTGGCGGCGCTGGCGCTGCGCACTGGCGCGGCGGTGATTCCGGTGTTTGCCTTGCCGCTGCCGGGCGGACGTTACCGCTTCGTCTACGAAGCCCCGGTCGAGCCGCCGTCCGGCGACGGCCCCGAGGCGATCCGCGAGTTCACGCAGCGCTGCACCGACGTGCTGGAGATGCACGTCCGCAAGCACCCCGAGTTGTGGTTGTGGATGCACCGGCGCTGGCGCGACGCGCCGATTCCGGAAACGCCGGGCATGTTCCCGAAGGCGAAGCACGAAGAACGGGCCGTGACGATGGAAGGCGGCCATGGCGATTGA